A segment of the Lolium perenne isolate Kyuss_39 chromosome 3, Kyuss_2.0, whole genome shotgun sequence genome:
ATGCTTGCACACAGAGCATTGCGCATCCTCCAGAACCCAAACTCTTTGAGTGTGCTCGTTCTGAGCAGTATATTAGCCTTCCTTGGAGTTTATTTATGCTATGATTGGATCAGCCCTTTCGTAGATTTGGAGAGCGATCGTAGAAGGCCGCAATGTTATGAAACAAGGCCAGATCATGCGTATTGGTAGGGGTGAGACAAGAAATGCTTGGAATCCGAATTGGTTACCTCGAGATTTTATGTTACGACCTCTTGTCTGCATGTAGGATGATGCCCCGGTCTCTGTTGCATCCTTCATCGACAATTGATCAGCCACCTAGAAGGTTGATCTTCTTGAGAAGAACTTCCTCCCTATGGATTGCCGAGATCATCAGATCGATTCTGCTGGGAACAAAGAAATTGGCAGATTCTTGGGCTTGGCATATCACAAGAAGGAGGTTCTCTCGGTCCGATCTGTCTACCTCCTGCTAGTTCAAACAAAGAGAATAAGGGATAAAGGGAAGCATGGCTAGACAGACGATCAGAGGGATCCAATACAACAAAGGAAGGGAAGCTATGGCAGCGGCGTTGGTGTGTGCAAGTACCATCTCGAAACTGCATATTTTCCTCAGGCCTCACCAATCTATACCCACCGGGGATGTACGCCATCACCGCCAGATGGAAAAGACACGCTCGTGCTCAATATGTGGAGAGCAAGATTCGTTGAGACGCTCCCTGCTAAATTGTACAGTTGCTTATTGTGTCTTTGCGCTTGCGAACGAGGAGATGGTGGAACATATGAGCGGACCGAAAGATCCATCTGCCAAACAATGGATGTTCCTCATGATTCAGACTGTAGCCCATGAGGAGTTTGTGACAATGGTGGTGACCCTGTTAGCAATTTGTTACGCCAGAAGGAAGAACATCTTTGATGGCGAGTTACAAAGCCCTCTATCAACGCATTGTTTAGTGGAGAGTTTCTTGCGAGATCTCTATATAGTGCAGGAGAGGGGTGGCCGTAAACGAGCTCACATGAGGTCGATCCCACCATGTTCGGGGTTTGCAAAGCTAAATGTTGATGCGGCCGTCTCCAAAACTAAGAAGCGTGGAGCTCTTAATTAGTGTCGTCTATAGGAGGGCGGGTGGAGCCTTCATCGGAGCATCGGTAGTGAATGATATCTCGGATCCTACGACTTTGGAAGCAATGCCATGTATGGAGGTTATGGCGCTTGCAGCAGACCTGCAGTTGCAGCACATAGTAGTTGCCTCAGACTGTAAGCAGGTTGTCAACAATTTACAGGAGGAATACCTTGATAGCTACAACATGATCACGGCTGGGCGAAGGACTTATCTGAAATTGTGTTTAGGCATGGAAAATAGGGCTTCGAATTCTGAAGCTCACACAGTGGCACGTAGTTAGTTTTGTTTATGTTAGATCAGGCCGGCAAGTTTGGCTCCTACTGCCCCCTGCCGAGTTTTGTATTCCTTTGACTATTGATCAATATAAAGGCTACTGAATGTTCAAAAAAGGAAAGAGAAAACAGAATTCAGACTGGGAAACCGCCCCCGGCGTCGGGGCTGCGCCTGTGGAACCACATTCGCCGCTCTGCCAGACTGCCACCATCACACCCCATATAAGTGATCGACCGAAACTCGGTCttcctgtgaatgagactcgtagTCGTAGGCCGCTTACCTCAACACTAGGCCACTACCACTGCGATCCAAGAGGGCAGAGGCAAAACCCCGATCGAGCAAGAAGCTGCCTCCGGGCGGCGAGAGCAAGATGATCTCGTTGCACGACCTGTACACGGTCCTGGCGGCGGTGGTGCCGCTGTACGTGGCGATGATCCTCGCCTACGGCTCGGTGCGGTGGTGGGGCATCTTCACGCCGGACCAGTGCTCCGGCATCAACCGCTTCGTGGCCATCTTCGCCGTGCCGCTTCTCTCCTTCCACTTCATCTCCACCAACGACCCCTACCAGAtgaacctccgcttcctcgccgccgACACGCTGCAGAAGCTGCTCGTCCTGGCCCTGCTCGCCGCGACCTCGCGCCTCCCGGCCGTCCCCTCGCCGCGGCTGGACTGGTCCGTCACGCTCTTCTCCCTCTCCACGCTGCCCAACACGCTCGTCATGGGGATCCCGCTGCTCATCGCCATGTACGGGCCCTACGCCGGCTCGCTCATGGTCCAGGTGGTGGTGCTCCAGTGCATCATCTGGTACACGCTGCTGCTCTTCCTCTTCGAGTTCCGCGCCGCGCGGGTGCTGATCGCCGACCAGTTCCCGGACACCGCGGCGTGCATCGCGTCGCTGCGCGTGGACCCCGACGTGGTGTCCCTGGAGGGCGGCCGCGCGGAGACGGAGTCCGAGGTGGCGGCGGACGGGCGCCTGCGCGTCACCGTGCGCCGCTCCTCGGCGTCGCGGCGGTCCACCGCGCTGCTGGCGACGCCGCGGCCGTCGAACCTGACGGGCGCGGAGATCTACTCGGTCAGCTCGTCGCAGAACCCCACCCCGCGGGGCTCCAACTTCAACCACGCGGACTTCTTCGCCGTGGTCggcggcgcgccgccgccgccgacgcccgcCAGGTTGCACGGGTCGAGCTTAGGCGGCTCCGGCCACTACTCCCTGCAGTCGTCGCAGGGGCCGACGCCGAGGGGTTCCAGCTTCGACGAGCACGCCAGAACTGCGGCGGCGGAAGGCGAGGCGCCGCACAGCCATGACGCCAAGGAGCTGCACATGTTCGTGTGGAGCTCCAGCGCGTCTCCCGTGTCGGAAGCGAGCGGCTTTCCTGTGTTCAACGGCAGCACGGGCGCAGCAGCGCATCTCCATGCCGGCGGCGCCAAGGAAATCCGCATGGTTGTCCCCGCGGACCCGCCGCTGAACGGCTCGTGCAAAGGTCCGTCTCCACATTAATGCCATATAAGTTCGACGTCCGTGACTGCTGCTACTTCACGGGTTTCATGTGCAATCAAGACTCAAGAGTAACCATTCGATCGAAAATTTCAGAGAATAATGGGGACTACGGCTCGGTGGCAGCGAGCGGAGGCGGCAAGACGGTGGAGCTGGACGGCGAGTCGGTACGGTGCCGGGCAGACAAGCGGACGACGAAGCTAACGTCCAACCCTAATGGCAAGGACAtggacggagcggaggaggacGCTGCGGGGACGGCGCGACGGCAGCAAATGCCGCCGGCGAGCGTGATGACCCGGCTGATACTGATCATGGTGTGGCGCAAGCTGATCCGCAACCCGAACACGTACTCCAGCCTCATCGGCCTCACATGGTCCCTCGTCGCCTTCCGGTACGTACCGACGACGGACGGCTCGTCTTCTCCACACGTGCTATGCTTCACTCATACCAGTAGGCCAGTCAGTACTGCCACTGATTAAGTTAGCCAGGCTGTGTGATTTTACACAGCAGAGAGGCGACAAGCTAGGCCGGCAAGGATCGTGTAAAATCTAGCTTCGAATCGGATGGTACCGAAGCTGTGCGGTGCACTAGCTTTCTGCAACCGAAAAGCAGCTTTCACGGATACCCGGCCGGACGGCCCGAGCAATCCGCCGTCCGTTGCCGGACCACCGCGCCGCGCGGGCCCCGGCGGCCGGGCAGCGCCAATCGTTTATATGGAGGGAGCTAGAGTTTGCACGGCGCACGGCTGCATAAACTGTTTGCTTGCTGCACTAatcatcatcatcgccatcaTAGTTGTCTTCTGTTACTGCTTTCTACAGTGGCTAATGATCTCGTCTTATCCGGCGATCTAACGCGCGGCCGCTGTTCATGGATCGCAGGTGGCACATCTCCATGCCAGCCATCGTCGAGAAGTCCATCTCCATCCTCTCCGACGCCGGGCTGGGGATGGCCATGTTTAGCCTCGGTAGGTGCCCACGCCCCTTGTGCTCATGTCTCCCCGTCGCCCTACACCTTGTTGCCACGCAATTAATCCTTCCCGGCCGTCGCGCTCGTGCCCACACTCGCGTGACTAGCTAGCGTCGCATGCACCCACCACCACCGCCTGGCCCCCGCGCGCTTGAGCTAACGCTGTCAGCCTCTCTCCCCCTCGTCAGGATTGTTCATGGCGCTGCAGCCCAGCATCATCGCGTGCGGAAACTCCGTCGCCGTCGTCTCCATGGCCGTCCGCTTCCTCGCCGGACCCGCCATCACTGCTGCCGCGTCTGCCGCCG
Coding sequences within it:
- the LOC127343098 gene encoding auxin efflux carrier component 3a isoform X2, which gives rise to MISLHDLYTVLAAVVPLYVAMILAYGSVRWWGIFTPDQCSGINRFVAIFAVPLLSFHFISTNDPYQMNLRFLAADTLQKLLVLALLAATSRLPAVPSPRLDWSVTLFSLSTLPNTLVMGIPLLIAMYGPYAGSLMVQVVVLQCIIWYTLLLFLFEFRAARVLIADQFPDTAACIASLRVDPDVVSLEGGRAETESEVAADGRLRVTVRRSSASRRSTALLATPRPSNLTGAEIYSVSSSQNPTPRGSNFNHADFFAVVGGAPPPPTPARLHGSSLGGSGHYSLQSSQGPTPRGSSFDEHARTAAAEGEAPHSHDAKELHMFVWSSSASPVSEASGFPVFNGSTGAAAHLHAGGAKEIRMVVPADPPLNGSCKENNGDYGSVAASGGGKTVELDGESVRCRADKRTTKLTSNPNGKDMDGAEEDAAGTARRQQMPPASVMTRLILIMVWRKLIRNPNTYSSLIGLTWSLVAFRLCDFTQQRGDKLGRQGSCKI
- the LOC127343098 gene encoding auxin efflux carrier component 3a isoform X1, translated to MISLHDLYTVLAAVVPLYVAMILAYGSVRWWGIFTPDQCSGINRFVAIFAVPLLSFHFISTNDPYQMNLRFLAADTLQKLLVLALLAATSRLPAVPSPRLDWSVTLFSLSTLPNTLVMGIPLLIAMYGPYAGSLMVQVVVLQCIIWYTLLLFLFEFRAARVLIADQFPDTAACIASLRVDPDVVSLEGGRAETESEVAADGRLRVTVRRSSASRRSTALLATPRPSNLTGAEIYSVSSSQNPTPRGSNFNHADFFAVVGGAPPPPTPARLHGSSLGGSGHYSLQSSQGPTPRGSSFDEHARTAAAEGEAPHSHDAKELHMFVWSSSASPVSEASGFPVFNGSTGAAAHLHAGGAKEIRMVVPADPPLNGSCKENNGDYGSVAASGGGKTVELDGESVRCRADKRTTKLTSNPNGKDMDGAEEDAAGTARRQQMPPASVMTRLILIMVWRKLIRNPNTYSSLIGLTWSLVAFRWHISMPAIVEKSISILSDAGLGMAMFSLGLFMALQPSIIACGNSVAVVSMAVRFLAGPAITAAASAAVGLRGTLLKVAIVQAALPQGIVPFVFAKEYNVHPAILSTAVIFGMLIALPITLVYYAILGLVH